The Aphis gossypii isolate Hap1 unplaced genomic scaffold, ASM2018417v2 Contig00250, whole genome shotgun sequence genome contains the following window.
attaaatactcttaataatatttattaattaatattaatatataggtatctaattaataattttaaacattattcaaataaactaataagatTGTCATAACCTTTTATAAGGTAATTCTAGTTCTATACTTGAATTTCTTgctgtataaaacaattttatgtattgtcTATATTATTGACTCTATATGTTTGATCCCCCCAGGCACCTCCCATCACATTCAACTTATGCCATTGAAGATGTTATAGctaataccattgattatacatagtataatatgtattatactatgtataatcaatGCTAATACCTAcgaattaaatagtttaaaagtttGCTTTagtaaatgtatgataattatactaaaataaaattattcattattaaccaaaaacatacattgatacattataatttagccTTTATAACAATGTTAGGTATATGAAACACGTAAAGTGCGtgcataatttttgttatgtaggtatttatacgcaataaaaattaaaaacactcttcattgaattattttaaatattttaattttattttataatataaaaagaatgaaccattatatttgaatgtaaataaataaattaaaatcataaatctaaaatgtcactatataataaaattatacaaataatgattacaaaaatcaaaaagaatTAGGAATGAATCTTAAGAatctaatgtatattatacagatattttgaacttaaaacttatacctaataatactttataaattaaaatacttttataataggcCAATATACTTCTATAGCTGTAACGTATAGCTTACCAACAGcgaaacttttataatattaaaataataataatatagaaacaatTGCAGGTGAGAACCGacaacacaaataaataattcaaatgatattaaaaaaaataaataaattaaagtcgGTATAGTTCGTATACGTGAAAAAGTAATatcatgacaaaaaaaaaaaccaataataattataataataaaagtaaaaataaatcattaactcTAATTAATTATGTCACAACATAAATTAAGTGGCACTCGTTACATAGTGTTTGCAAAACCGAAGCGTGGTACGACGACAGATTTCGACTTGTAGTAGCAATAATACACCAGAGCGATCAACACGAAGACCGTGACGAAGAAGAGTATTCCGAACGACGGGGACCGATAAGCCGTGGAGTTGACCGTGCGGGTGAACCGGTCGCCGATGGTGACGACTAGGGCTGGGACGCCGTGCAGCAGATCGGACGGCGAGGCCGTCTTGCACACGATATGGCGTCGGGTGACCGCGGTCACGTTGCAAGCGACCGAGGACGGGTCGTTGGCGGATTCGACGACCGCGACGTCGGCGGCCCGGTAACCGCGACCCAGGTCCAGTCCGCTGATCATCACGGTCCGACCGGAGGCCGACACGGAGAAGTCCACCAGCACGGGATCGGAGTGCGCCACGTACCCGTCGGTGTCCGGTTGTGGCGGCATGTCGGAAACGTGACCGTCGACGTGCCGGACGCGGAACCCGAAACGCAACCGTTCCGGCGAGTCGCCGGCGCCGCCGGTCGGCCCGTCCAGTCTCGGGGTGCCGCACACCATGAACGTGTCGTTGACCGGGCGGCAGTGGGCGGCGGCCAGCCGGCGGACGCCGCCCCTGTCCGCGTACATGACGGCGTCGCTGACGCACGCGAAACCGGTACCGCGGACCGGCGCGGCCGTGCCGCCGGACGCGATGCCCTCGAACCGTTGACCGGCGGTCAGCGCGGGCTCCGCGCCGTAGGCGAACGTCAGCGGGCCGTCCGGTCCGTCCTGGACGCGCAGCTTGCCGTCGAACAGCGCGCGAACGACGCCGACCGCGGCCCGGTCCGACGGCCCGGTCAGGCACAGGATGCGGTCGGCGTACCGGGCCACCACTTCGCACGGTACCGACGAAGGCGACCCGCCGTCGTCCTCCGCGGCGGCGGTCACGGTGACGGTCACCAGACTGCCGGCGTTCAGCTGTCGTCCGCGGACGGTGAGCAGAGTGCCGCCGGTCAGCGGGCCGCACGACGGGCTGACGTCCGTGATTTCGGGGTAGACGAGCCGGAACGTTTGCGCCGACTCGACCGTCAGCGACGATGCGCCGTAGGAGATCGTTACCGGGCCGCTGACGTAGGCGGTCCGAGGTCGCACCTCGCCCGGCCCGGGGGCGGTCAGCACGCACGTGACCCCGGTGCCGCGAACCGTGGACTCGGGTCGCGCGCACGCCCGTCCGGCCGCGGTCACTGTCACCTCGCCGCCGTCGGCCAGTATCGAGTGGTTACTGACCGTCACGCTTATGCGCACGCCGCCCGTCCACAGCGCGGACGACGGTTCCACGGACCGGACGCGCACGTCCTCGCATCCGGACGACGCGGGCACGGTGGCCGCGAGGCGGTCGTCGGCCGGCATCGCGGCGTTCCGGTCGGTGTCGCTGTGACCGACGTAGTACAGGTACCGGCCCGTGGCCACGTTCCGGCTGGAGCACCACTTGTAATGGTACGCGTAGTGGCCCACGTCCCAAGCGCAGGCCACGCAGCTCTCGGCGTCCATCGGGTACCCGTAGTAGAATTCGTCGTACACCGCGAAGTAACTGTCGGCGGCGTCGTCCAGCCGCAGTATGGTGTCGCCGTCGCCGAACGTCACGTAACAGTGATAGGTCATCAGCCTCTGGTGGTCGAAGCCCAGGTCGGACTTGTCGACGGGCGCGCAACTGATCGTGTCGTTGGACACCCGGGCGGGGCGCGTCACGTCCAACACGACGCACGACACCTGCACGTCCCCGAGAAACGCCATGAACTCGGTCACGTCGTTGGACACCTGCACCTTGTAAACGAAAGGCAGGTAGGCCGCATACGTCACCCTCGTGACGGACGTCACCCGCGGACAATCGGTCGTTTTGCGGACGGCCAGCGACAGCTTTTTCCCGTAGTCCGCGAAACACGCCTGACGTTCCAGCGACCAGACGCACGCCGATCCCTGACCGGTGCATTTTTGACACCTCTTCAGTCCCGAGCAATCGATCGTTGTCGTGTGATTGGCCTGGGCGATGTGACACACGCTGAACAATACCtgttgaaaacaaaaacagtCCGACGTAAGTTCAAGTTTTAAAACGTACGgtacaatgttttatttttatttataccgaCTGGATTTTGAAGACGTTCAACTATAcgaaagtattaatattatgtaatacaactTAACGGGCCgggaacataaaataataatatgtacacccGGGCACCAACTTATTACCCACCACTAATACTTAAAaccttgataatatatatgacaCTATAGAATAGCTGGGTGTGTAGTGATGTAAATAGCTCGAACAGCAGTGGTCGGGATTGCCGGGCAAATACTGTTGAGCTATGTAATGCTTGTTATGtaagatgtataaatatataagtgtgtctattgtgtgtgtgtaagacTTAAAAACTATAGAACACGGGTAACTCAATTAATAATGGTAACACAGATTGTaaatatggtaaaaaatacgtatataataataaatagttacgGCCTTTTTGGCCcaacaacgaaaaataataatatattagttgccGGTTCGGCACatccaattataaataacaatattatacaactaactgctaagtatcaataataatgcataataaattatcatttggcacaactttaaaaaatacaaataaaataataatttagaagaaaaaaaaaactcataatttaatttaatttattgtcggTGCTCGGCTGGCCTGCAGCTGATGCCTAATAGACCTAgcctatacataattaataatttcacacacacataaaaatGCGGCGATTAGCgccaataaaataagatagaaCGCGGCGATTCgcgttgtatatataataatatgtaataataagattGTGGCGATTAGCGCacacaaatacataaaaaacaataaggcGCCCTGCAccgatacaataataaaaaggaGATTCGCGTCCTGCACTCACTAACCACCAAAACACTGGtggtaatgatataataactttgaaaaggtgcaaaatttaaaaaaaaaccgattcGACGCACGGCGGTGCCTTCACGACGTACGGTACGATATCTTATTGAAACTGATTGAATTACGGTGGCCGTGCTAAATATTCGCGTTCCAGCCGGCCAACATCGGACGATAAGGCGTcctcgcataatattatatgttatataactaacgcgacaataataattaaacaaaaataaaataataaacaaaatatgtgtgcgtgtgtgtgtgaccAGCTATTCCATTATACgttattaaagtatacatatatgtattattatttttacgtattatataatattatattaaatgcctTATGGGGGGGGCTTAGACAACgacaaaaatgatatttttttagggtTAACAGAAATGGTTTTAGATCGCTACTGAATTaagaggtacctatattaaaactatctaagaaagaaaatatgttcttattagttttaatcagACTTCACTTTCAAAAAAGGTCTTacttataaattcttatacatATACGTTATAAACATGATATTGTGTTCAATttgatatttacaataatatgtatacttaccATTACAATTACTAATAATCCGTTAATAGAAGCATTATGGTTccaataaattctatttttttctgagCGTCGGGCGTTCTCcataatgtttgatttttgtatgatataccctaaaaataaaaatactatatactatatagttaataaaatatacatggtacaatttgtttttataattcaaatacttCTTTATTTGAACATCAGTATATctaggtatattttacaatattttaaaagtagtaTGTTCAATATGTTTTCCAGAATATCGGAAAAaccttttatttcaaataaatataatatggcacattacattatgtaggtatataatatatttataatttataaacgatcataacaaattaaatatattattttctcagaTGTAATGAAatcaattactataaaaagaaaatttaatataataatatttatagtataactatacaaattaaaagttatttttattatattaatttatattttcatacctagttatacaatatgcatGAAAGTATTAGGtgtctataatttttgttgaaacaggatatttataattataacctgATATTACTATCATTAGCTTACAATGGAATTTTTaggttgttatttatttttaatgattgataattaaattaaatttacctatgtttt
Protein-coding sequences here:
- the LOC126553460 gene encoding plexin-A1-like, giving the protein MENARRSEKNRIYWNHNASINGLLVIVMVPYVLKLELTSDCFCFQQVLFSVCHIAQANHTTTIDCSGLKRCQKCTGQGSACVWSLERQACFADYGKKLSLAVRKTTDCPRVTSVTRVTYAAYLPFVYKVQVSNDVTEFMAFLGDVQVSCVVLDVTRPARVSNDTISCAPVDKSDLGFDHQRLMTYHCYVTFGDGDTILRLDDAADSYFAVYDEFYYGYPMDAESCVACAWDVGHYAYHYKWCSSRNVATGRYLYYVGHSDTDRNAAMPADDRLAATVPASSGCEDVRVRSVEPSSALWTGGVRISVTVSNHSILADGGEVTVTAAGRACARPESTVRGTGVTCVLTAPGPGEVRPRTAYVSGPVTISYGASSLTVESAQTFRLVYPEITDVSPSCGPLTGGTLLTVRGRQLNAGSLVTVTVTAAAEDDGGSPSSVPCEVVARYADRILCLTGPSDRAAVGVVRALFDGKLRVQDGPDGPLTFAYGAEPALTAGQRFEGIASGGTAAPVRGTGFACVSDAVMYADRGGVRRLAAAHCRPVNDTFMVCGTPRLDGPTGGAGDSPERLRFGFRVRHVDGHVSDMPPQPDTDGYVAHSDPVLVDFSVSASGRTVMISGLDLGRGYRAADVAVVESANDPSSVACNVTAVTRRHIVCKTASPSDLLHGVPALVVTIGDRFTRTVNSTAYRSPSFGILFFVTVFVLIALVYYCYYKSKSVVVPRFGFANTM